From Haloarcula sp. CBA1127, a single genomic window includes:
- the glmM gene encoding phosphoglucosamine mutase yields MTQFGTSGIRGPVGETVTAELALSVGRALGIDCERVVVGRDPRASGEYLQAALVAGLRESGVDVIDLGRAATPTIGRAVAWQDADAGVTVTASHNPPQDNGIKLWQPSGQAFDADLRATIEQRLAKDAFQPAAWDESGGLASRDASQRHVDALVSEVGERDLDSHVVVDLGNGAGRVSVDALSALGCSVETLNGQPDGAFPGRPSEPKAEHCESLSTLVAESEADLGIAHDGDADRMRAVAADGTFLSGDVLLAVFARTAASPGERVAVPVDTSLAVEDHLNDSDVSVEYTPVGDVYVAEAASVEGVAFGGEPSGAWIWPERTLCPDGPLAACTAAALDSERSLGDRAADVPEYPIRRDSVETDEKRTVMDRVRETVTDTYDDVTTLDGVRVDLGDAWFLLRASGTQPLVRITAEARDPDRADAVFEEAQTRLTDAL; encoded by the coding sequence ATGACACAGTTCGGAACGAGCGGGATTCGGGGTCCCGTCGGCGAGACGGTCACGGCCGAGTTGGCGCTCTCGGTGGGGCGAGCGCTTGGCATCGACTGCGAGCGGGTGGTCGTGGGCCGGGACCCGCGAGCGAGCGGCGAGTACCTCCAGGCGGCACTGGTGGCCGGGCTTCGGGAGAGCGGCGTCGACGTGATAGACCTCGGCCGCGCGGCGACGCCGACTATCGGACGGGCGGTAGCGTGGCAGGACGCCGACGCTGGTGTCACAGTGACGGCGAGCCACAACCCGCCCCAGGACAACGGGATCAAGCTCTGGCAGCCCAGCGGGCAGGCCTTCGACGCGGACCTCCGGGCGACGATCGAACAGCGACTAGCCAAGGATGCGTTCCAGCCGGCAGCGTGGGACGAGAGCGGGGGCCTGGCGTCCCGGGATGCCAGCCAGCGCCACGTCGACGCGCTCGTCTCGGAAGTCGGCGAACGGGATCTCGACAGCCACGTCGTCGTCGATCTGGGCAACGGCGCGGGCCGGGTCAGCGTCGACGCGCTCTCGGCGCTGGGCTGTTCCGTCGAGACACTCAACGGCCAGCCCGACGGCGCGTTTCCCGGTCGCCCCTCGGAGCCGAAAGCCGAGCACTGCGAGTCGCTGTCGACGCTGGTGGCCGAGTCTGAGGCCGACCTCGGCATCGCCCACGACGGCGACGCCGACCGGATGCGGGCGGTTGCGGCCGACGGGACCTTCCTCTCCGGCGACGTGTTGCTGGCCGTGTTCGCCCGTACTGCAGCGTCGCCGGGCGAGCGGGTCGCCGTCCCGGTCGATACGAGCCTTGCCGTCGAGGACCACCTCAACGACAGCGATGTCTCTGTCGAGTACACCCCGGTCGGAGACGTGTACGTCGCCGAGGCCGCAAGCGTCGAGGGTGTCGCCTTCGGCGGCGAACCAAGCGGTGCGTGGATCTGGCCCGAGCGAACGCTGTGCCCGGACGGTCCGCTGGCGGCCTGTACCGCCGCGGCACTGGACAGCGAGCGCTCGCTGGGCGACCGCGCCGCCGACGTGCCGGAGTACCCCATCCGCCGGGATAGCGTCGAAACCGACGAGAAGAGGACCGTGATGGACCGTGTTCGAGAGACAGTGACCGACACCTACGACGACGTGACGACGCTCGACGGCGTCCGTGTCGACCTCGGCGACGCGTGGTTCCTCTTGCGGGCCAGCGGAACCCAGCCGCTCGTTCGGATTACCGCCGAAGCCCGTGACCCAGACCGTGCTGACGCGGTGTTCGAGGAGGCACAGACACGCCTGACAGACGCGCTATAG
- a CDS encoding TRAP transporter fused permease subunit has protein sequence MTENTRSDDGGEAVSDEEVDEVLQEIERKRSLTGWAVVLVALIGISFSVFQMWLAAKGFVLSISLPGVGDVVFASLQLLQINAVHVSFGLILTFLLYPGSTGDGPLSRRCIALGSLVDEKLGAEHPVSRVVHAIGSVLAWAFLDAEMDRVTPSDFVFIVLSVLSAAYFITDFQEIQTMRALGLESGRPIQEVFTFLEPIAGQLGPLADTSYAFVLGVVGVLLVLEATRRAISLWLMVIVAVFIVYARFGVLIPQDAAYIDVLSITELSWPSIIQNLWYNTENGVFGIPVTVSVQFIYIFILFGAFLEMSGAGQWFIDLAYGATGTRKGGPAKASILASGFMGTISGSSIANTVTTGAFTIPLMKRSGYSPEFSGGVEASASSGGQILPPVMGAAAFLIVQYTATPFADVIVVATIPAIVFFFGVWVMVHFEAVKENIGGLDSSELVNLRSHFKSGWFYLVPLGLLLYYLIIERLSVSRSAWFTLIAIGALIALVAAYSDETRARLGVTFATLFGLTTLTQYFTGEGFFGYLFNRFVQATTAFPALFDRIDGLVAADLTAEGALALPGPQPLGSAFSAAVGNVGTLIILAGVLTLITRPRLDSPLLSFDSAVDDTAKTTADAVSRPDLASNGLYKLGVFLGKSMESGARTAVPVVIAVAAAGIIPGVISVSGLGPNLVSLITTVAGGSLVLLLLVTAFSSIILGMGMPTTVTYIILVSLLAPALTEFGVPLLAAHLFILYFGVIADITPPVAVAAYAASGVAKSDAFETGIEAFSLSLNKAIVPFAFIVTPGIILLRRNPDAASLDIGDKYHVVGVADLLDVGYAIPEILIPVIGVFLGVVALAATVIGFAYAPVSRGERAAFAFSSLLLMAPGLAVSGTYDLLGLVGIAGGEMTVLLDVVLRGVGLALFLFLMAKNRQRGGDPAVRSGTAEPA, from the coding sequence ATGACTGAAAACACACGATCTGACGACGGCGGGGAGGCCGTATCGGACGAGGAAGTTGACGAAGTACTGCAAGAGATTGAGCGGAAACGCTCGCTCACAGGCTGGGCGGTTGTCCTCGTCGCGCTCATCGGCATCTCGTTTTCAGTGTTTCAGATGTGGCTCGCGGCGAAAGGGTTCGTCCTCTCGATCTCGCTTCCCGGCGTCGGTGACGTCGTGTTCGCGTCACTGCAACTGCTCCAGATCAACGCCGTCCACGTCTCCTTCGGCCTCATCCTGACGTTCTTGCTGTATCCCGGCAGCACCGGCGATGGCCCGCTTTCCCGGCGCTGTATCGCACTCGGATCGCTGGTCGACGAGAAACTCGGCGCGGAGCATCCGGTGTCTCGTGTCGTTCACGCTATCGGCAGCGTTCTCGCTTGGGCGTTTCTCGACGCCGAAATGGACCGCGTGACGCCCTCGGATTTCGTTTTCATTGTCCTATCGGTGCTGTCGGCCGCGTACTTCATTACTGACTTTCAGGAGATCCAGACCATGCGTGCACTGGGTCTTGAGAGTGGCCGCCCCATCCAAGAAGTGTTCACGTTTCTGGAGCCGATAGCGGGCCAGCTTGGACCGCTCGCTGACACCTCCTACGCGTTCGTGCTGGGCGTGGTCGGTGTCCTGCTCGTCCTCGAAGCGACCCGCCGGGCGATCAGCCTCTGGCTGATGGTCATTGTCGCAGTGTTCATCGTCTACGCCCGTTTCGGTGTCCTCATCCCACAGGACGCAGCCTACATCGATGTCCTCTCTATCACAGAACTGTCCTGGCCCTCTATCATCCAGAACCTCTGGTACAACACGGAAAACGGGGTGTTCGGGATTCCGGTCACCGTCTCCGTACAGTTCATCTACATCTTCATCCTCTTTGGCGCGTTCCTCGAAATGTCCGGCGCGGGGCAGTGGTTCATCGACCTCGCGTACGGTGCGACGGGGACGCGGAAGGGCGGCCCGGCGAAAGCATCCATCCTCGCCAGCGGATTTATGGGCACCATCTCAGGCTCGTCCATCGCCAACACGGTGACGACCGGTGCGTTCACGATTCCGCTGATGAAGCGGTCGGGCTACTCGCCGGAGTTCTCCGGCGGTGTCGAGGCCTCTGCCTCATCGGGTGGTCAGATTCTCCCGCCGGTGATGGGGGCCGCCGCGTTCCTCATCGTCCAGTACACGGCGACGCCGTTCGCCGACGTCATCGTCGTCGCCACGATTCCCGCTATCGTCTTCTTCTTCGGCGTCTGGGTAATGGTCCACTTCGAGGCAGTCAAGGAGAACATCGGCGGCCTCGACTCTTCAGAACTGGTCAACCTCCGGAGCCACTTCAAAAGCGGGTGGTTCTATCTCGTCCCGCTGGGCCTCCTGCTGTACTATCTCATCATCGAGCGACTGTCTGTCTCCCGCTCGGCGTGGTTTACGCTCATCGCAATCGGGGCGCTCATCGCACTTGTGGCGGCCTACAGCGACGAGACGCGTGCCCGACTCGGAGTTACATTTGCGACCCTCTTCGGGCTCACGACGCTCACGCAGTACTTCACTGGAGAAGGTTTCTTCGGATACCTGTTCAATCGGTTCGTACAGGCTACCACAGCGTTCCCGGCGCTGTTCGACCGTATTGATGGCCTTGTCGCGGCAGACCTGACAGCAGAGGGTGCGCTTGCACTGCCCGGCCCACAACCGCTTGGCTCCGCGTTCTCGGCCGCAGTTGGCAACGTCGGCACGCTGATCATCCTCGCCGGCGTCCTCACCCTGATTACCCGTCCCCGGCTTGACTCGCCGTTGCTGTCGTTCGACAGTGCCGTCGACGACACCGCCAAAACGACCGCTGACGCCGTCAGTCGTCCGGACCTGGCCTCGAACGGGCTGTACAAGCTCGGCGTCTTCCTTGGAAAATCTATGGAGAGCGGGGCCAGAACCGCGGTCCCGGTCGTCATCGCAGTCGCCGCTGCCGGCATCATCCCAGGTGTCATCAGCGTCTCCGGCCTCGGCCCGAACCTCGTCTCGCTTATCACGACCGTCGCCGGCGGCTCGCTGGTCTTGCTGTTGCTCGTCACTGCGTTCTCCTCGATTATCCTCGGGATGGGGATGCCGACGACGGTGACCTACATCATCCTCGTCTCCCTGCTCGCGCCGGCGCTGACCGAGTTCGGCGTCCCGCTGCTCGCGGCGCACCTGTTTATCCTCTACTTCGGTGTCATCGCCGACATCACGCCGCCGGTCGCCGTGGCTGCCTACGCCGCTTCCGGCGTCGCGAAGTCCGACGCTTTCGAGACCGGTATCGAGGCGTTCTCGCTGTCGCTCAACAAGGCTATCGTCCCGTTCGCGTTCATCGTCACGCCGGGAATTATTCTGCTTCGGCGCAACCCCGACGCTGCTAGCCTCGATATCGGGGACAAGTACCATGTTGTCGGAGTTGCTGACCTGCTTGACGTCGGTTACGCTATCCCCGAGATCCTGATCCCCGTCATCGGCGTCTTCCTTGGCGTCGTCGCGCTGGCTGCGACGGTTATTGGGTTCGCGTACGCGCCGGTCTCCCGAGGCGAGCGGGCGGCGTTCGCGTTCAGTTCGCTACTCCTGATGGCTCCCGGCCTTGCGGTGTCGGGTACGTACGACCTCCTCGGACTCGTCGGCATCGCCGGCGGCGAGATGACGGTACTGCTCGACGTTGTGCTCCGTGGCGTCGGCCTCGCGCTGTTCCTCTTCCTCATGGCAAAGAACCGCCAGCGCGGCGGTGACCCTGCGGTACGGTCAGGCACGGCTGAGCCGGCCTGA
- a CDS encoding type 1 glutamine amidotransferase domain-containing protein: MSSALFVVSEHGYWGEECIEPLTTLTDAGLDITVATPTGEPPVLDERSVDPEEVGEDLSEHVREVHETDERLNNPIPLAQADAEDYDTVVFPGGHGAEWDVTQDVHARELLRESVAGDDGKALVVCHTVGILAFTRNRDGEFLADGRSITGFPNAWEEGIVDENDLLPDGRKLPYWVEDEVKAVGADWDAELDADTSVTVDGDLITARGPPSSAAAARTLLDELGIETSA, encoded by the coding sequence ATGTCATCCGCACTATTCGTCGTAAGCGAACACGGCTATTGGGGCGAGGAATGTATCGAGCCGCTGACGACCCTCACAGACGCCGGTCTAGATATCACGGTAGCGACACCAACCGGCGAGCCGCCGGTCCTTGACGAACGCTCCGTCGACCCAGAAGAAGTCGGCGAAGACCTCTCAGAACACGTTCGAGAGGTCCACGAGACCGACGAGCGCCTGAACAACCCGATCCCGCTGGCACAGGCCGACGCCGAGGACTACGATACCGTCGTATTCCCCGGCGGCCACGGCGCGGAGTGGGACGTCACGCAGGATGTTCACGCCCGTGAACTGCTGCGCGAGAGCGTCGCCGGCGACGACGGGAAGGCCCTCGTCGTCTGTCACACGGTCGGGATTCTGGCCTTCACCCGCAATAGGGACGGCGAGTTCCTCGCCGACGGTCGCTCGATCACCGGCTTCCCGAACGCTTGGGAAGAAGGCATCGTCGACGAGAACGACCTGCTCCCAGACGGCCGCAAGCTCCCGTACTGGGTCGAAGACGAAGTGAAGGCCGTCGGTGCGGATTGGGACGCCGAACTCGATGCTGACACCAGCGTCACGGTCGACGGTGACCTCATCACGGCTCGCGGCCCGCCGTCGTCGGCTGCGGCCGCCCGGACGCTTCTCGACGAGCTCGGTATCGAGACGTCCGCGTAA
- a CDS encoding inorganic phosphate transporter: MVATSTIATLVVASAASLFMAWAIGAGSSGSTPFAPAVGANAISVMRAGFFVGVLGLAGAVLQGANVTEAVGSELILFPSGGGLSAIAAIVALLTAAVLVAVGIFTGYPIATAFTVTGAVVGVGLAMGGQPATAKYIEIVSLWVMTPFFGGSVAFVTAWSLRHEATTEERLVPLLGGLVGVILANIEFVLLAPGSEQASVARAVARAAGTPILPSMVVVTLLIGVLAGGLLYLDIRADAAAGQRHFLLVMGGLVAFSAGGSQVGLALGPLVPLLGEGPTAAIPITGVLLFGGAGLLVGSWTGAPRMIKALAQDYSSLGPRRSIGALIPSFIIAQAAVFFGIPVSFNEIIVSAIVGSGAAAGGGEVSREKMGKTVLAWIGSLALAFGLSYGLFWVIDAVL; the protein is encoded by the coding sequence ATGGTCGCGACGAGTACGATTGCGACGCTTGTTGTCGCGTCAGCCGCAAGTCTGTTTATGGCCTGGGCCATCGGTGCCGGGTCGTCCGGGTCCACGCCGTTCGCACCGGCCGTCGGGGCGAACGCGATCTCGGTGATGCGGGCCGGGTTCTTTGTCGGCGTCCTTGGACTGGCCGGCGCGGTCCTGCAGGGAGCCAACGTCACAGAAGCCGTCGGGAGCGAGCTCATTCTGTTCCCGAGCGGCGGCGGTCTCTCGGCTATTGCCGCTATCGTCGCCCTCCTCACTGCGGCGGTGCTGGTCGCCGTCGGTATTTTCACCGGCTACCCCATTGCGACGGCGTTTACCGTCACCGGTGCGGTCGTCGGCGTCGGGCTGGCGATGGGCGGCCAGCCGGCGACGGCAAAGTACATCGAAATTGTCTCCCTGTGGGTTATGACCCCTTTCTTCGGTGGGTCGGTCGCCTTCGTGACAGCATGGTCACTCCGGCACGAGGCCACGACCGAGGAACGGCTCGTGCCGCTGCTGGGCGGGCTGGTCGGTGTGATTCTGGCGAACATCGAGTTCGTACTACTGGCACCGGGCAGTGAGCAGGCGTCGGTCGCCCGTGCTGTCGCGCGGGCGGCCGGAACCCCCATACTCCCGTCGATGGTCGTCGTGACGCTCCTCATCGGGGTGCTCGCGGGTGGGCTGCTGTATCTAGATATCAGAGCGGACGCAGCCGCCGGGCAGCGGCACTTCCTGCTGGTGATGGGCGGGCTCGTGGCCTTCTCCGCCGGCGGGAGCCAGGTCGGGCTGGCGTTGGGACCGCTGGTGCCCCTGCTCGGCGAGGGGCCGACGGCTGCCATTCCTATCACTGGGGTCCTGTTGTTCGGCGGGGCCGGGCTCCTTGTTGGCTCGTGGACGGGCGCACCGCGGATGATCAAAGCGCTGGCACAGGACTACTCCTCGCTCGGGCCGCGGCGCTCTATCGGCGCGTTGATTCCGAGCTTCATCATCGCACAGGCGGCCGTTTTCTTCGGCATCCCGGTGTCGTTCAACGAGATTATCGTCTCGGCTATCGTCGGCTCTGGCGCAGCCGCCGGCGGTGGCGAGGTCAGTCGGGAGAAGATGGGGAAAACGGTGCTGGCCTGGATCGGGTCGCTCGCGCTGGCGTTCGGACTGAGCTACGGACTGTTCTGGGTTATCGACGCAGTGCTCTGA
- a CDS encoding carbon starvation protein A has product MTQVIWIVLAVLVTFSVGYLGYSKYLARFLELDNDNETPAHKYEDGQEYVPSKKPVLLGHHYSSIAGGAPIVGPITAGAIWGWVPALLWIAIGNPLMGSVHDFVSLSGSLRHEGKSIGYIVGEYVGEGGKNMLLWFAFLTIILVVAVFALVVGIVFNEYPEVVTASLVYIALALAFGVYLYQLNGPFIPGTVLFVAGVFAGVFAGIQFPIALFEPTAERTAEMSVIVLLGGSGSWVPGAGALGGNTAAWIPVIMAYAAVASALPVWVLLQPRDYLSSFLLYTGVGGALLAIIVGTILSSSSQPLVIDSSISAFNGFWGVEGAGLYPLFPLLFITIACGTISGFHSLVSSGTTAKQLDKETDARLIGYGGMLGEGLLAAVALSTLAVAGFPDPAGGIGAALPNFATGGGIILTSLGLPQSFGAPFMALVLVSFLLTSTDTAVRLGRYMMEEIVGLPAGQTSSGLNVGGGIRSTLGELGRGRYTNPIIQCGFAYAMVISGQWVVLWALFGGANQLLAALALLTATVWLANWDKSKQLYSTGVPMAVMVAITMLGLGWLAFYQNIYQTIIVGGASGVQLFATIIQTLLALTLIGLALALVKKGYDNISTVRESYGGSAVEPSDD; this is encoded by the coding sequence ATGACACAGGTAATCTGGATCGTCCTGGCAGTACTGGTGACGTTCAGCGTGGGGTATCTGGGGTATTCGAAGTACCTCGCGCGGTTCCTCGAACTCGACAACGACAACGAGACACCGGCACACAAGTACGAAGACGGGCAGGAATACGTCCCGTCGAAGAAACCGGTGTTGCTGGGTCACCACTACTCAAGTATCGCGGGTGGGGCACCGATTGTCGGACCGATTACTGCGGGGGCCATCTGGGGATGGGTTCCCGCACTGCTGTGGATCGCCATCGGCAACCCGCTGATGGGCAGCGTCCACGACTTCGTCTCGCTGTCGGGGTCACTCCGACACGAGGGGAAGTCCATCGGCTACATCGTCGGTGAGTACGTCGGCGAGGGCGGGAAGAACATGCTGCTGTGGTTCGCGTTCCTGACGATTATCCTCGTCGTCGCAGTGTTTGCGCTGGTGGTCGGGATCGTGTTCAACGAATATCCCGAGGTGGTGACGGCGTCACTGGTCTACATTGCCCTCGCGCTGGCATTTGGCGTGTACCTCTACCAGCTCAACGGCCCGTTCATCCCAGGGACAGTCCTGTTCGTTGCAGGTGTTTTCGCCGGCGTCTTCGCCGGGATTCAGTTCCCAATTGCCCTGTTTGAGCCGACGGCCGAACGGACCGCGGAGATGTCCGTCATCGTGTTGCTGGGTGGGAGCGGTTCCTGGGTGCCTGGCGCGGGCGCACTGGGCGGCAACACTGCCGCGTGGATCCCAGTCATCATGGCCTACGCCGCCGTCGCCAGCGCGCTCCCGGTGTGGGTGTTGCTCCAGCCGCGTGACTACCTCTCCTCGTTCTTGCTGTACACCGGCGTCGGCGGCGCGCTGCTCGCGATTATCGTCGGAACAATCCTCAGCTCGTCGAGCCAGCCGCTGGTCATCGATAGCTCCATCAGCGCGTTCAACGGCTTCTGGGGTGTCGAGGGTGCGGGCCTGTACCCGCTGTTCCCACTGCTGTTCATTACTATCGCCTGTGGAACCATCAGCGGTTTCCACTCGCTGGTCTCCTCCGGGACGACGGCGAAGCAACTCGATAAGGAGACCGACGCCCGCCTCATCGGCTACGGCGGGATGCTGGGCGAGGGCTTGCTCGCGGCCGTCGCGCTGTCGACGCTTGCGGTCGCCGGCTTCCCCGACCCAGCGGGCGGTATCGGCGCGGCGCTACCGAATTTCGCGACCGGTGGCGGCATCATCCTGACGAGCCTCGGCCTCCCACAGAGCTTTGGCGCACCATTCATGGCACTTGTCCTCGTGAGCTTCCTGCTTACGTCTACTGACACGGCTGTCCGACTCGGCCGCTACATGATGGAAGAAATCGTCGGCCTGCCGGCCGGCCAGACGTCGAGCGGGCTCAATGTGGGCGGTGGCATCCGTTCGACACTAGGTGAACTCGGTCGTGGCCGGTACACGAACCCGATTATCCAGTGTGGCTTCGCGTACGCGATGGTCATCTCTGGCCAGTGGGTCGTCCTGTGGGCGCTGTTCGGTGGCGCGAACCAGCTGCTGGCCGCGCTCGCACTGCTGACTGCGACGGTCTGGCTGGCTAACTGGGACAAGAGCAAACAGCTGTACTCCACGGGCGTGCCGATGGCCGTCATGGTGGCGATAACCATGCTCGGCCTCGGCTGGCTCGCGTTCTACCAGAACATCTACCAGACGATTATCGTGGGCGGTGCGAGCGGTGTGCAACTGTTCGCAACGATTATCCAGACGCTTCTGGCACTGACCCTCATCGGCCTCGCTCTGGCGCTGGTCAAGAAGGGATACGACAACATCAGCACCGTCCGCGAGAGCTACGGCGGCAGTGCCGTCGAACCGAGTGACGACTGA
- a CDS encoding DUF1850 domain-containing protein encodes MRRRYVAIAVLVALLLIGTVAALPGGRALVVEDVETGEQYLTAPVEDGTIVALEYMHSVEKTRVYDEYTVRGDHLEMTRMEFESFGWGLPSRANVTREDGMYVFDPPGNYTRVTVSPGDVAGHKLHVGAETYDLVARTNGRSVHLYVTQRSAFGAATDQLNT; translated from the coding sequence ATGAGACGACGATACGTCGCCATCGCGGTGCTCGTTGCCCTCCTCCTCATCGGGACAGTAGCAGCGCTCCCCGGCGGACGTGCACTGGTCGTCGAAGACGTCGAGACCGGTGAGCAGTATCTAACGGCTCCGGTCGAAGACGGCACGATCGTCGCGCTGGAATATATGCACAGTGTCGAAAAAACACGAGTCTACGACGAGTACACAGTCCGTGGCGACCATCTCGAGATGACCCGCATGGAGTTCGAGTCGTTCGGCTGGGGGCTCCCGAGCCGGGCCAACGTCACTCGCGAGGACGGGATGTATGTCTTCGACCCGCCGGGCAACTACACGCGTGTGACAGTCTCTCCCGGTGATGTTGCAGGACATAAACTTCACGTCGGAGCCGAAACCTACGACTTGGTAGCCCGCACCAACGGCCGCTCGGTCCACCTCTACGTGACCCAGCGCTCGGCGTTCGGTGCTGCGACAGACCAGCTCAACACATGA
- a CDS encoding TAXI family TRAP transporter solute-binding subunit, producing the protein MTNNSTRRRFLKTAGVAGVAALAGCGGGDGGDGGDGETTEGDGGDGEMTEGEMTEGEMTEGETETRLSWHAGGTGGTYFPLSNEFKTVVEDNTDFTLNVQSTGASVENVGNLASGDADFALIQNDIASFAKNGEGIDAFQDNAIENLRGVATLYPETITVVTLADTGITQLSDLEGATINTGDLGSGTQVNALQILESVGVSDYNEQNASFSQAADQLRNGDIDAAFVVGGWPVGAIEDLANTNDLVIVPISGDNREAAKEDASWFANDTIPADTYTGVDEAVETIAVQAMIATNAEQPEGTVESVTAAIFDNVDDLSIKTDFISKDSAQDGMSIELHPGAAAYFDA; encoded by the coding sequence ATGACTAACAACTCTACGCGTAGACGGTTCCTCAAGACAGCAGGCGTTGCAGGTGTCGCAGCTCTCGCAGGTTGTGGCGGCGGCGACGGTGGCGATGGCGGCGACGGCGAGACGACTGAAGGCGACGGCGGTGACGGCGAAATGACCGAAGGGGAAATGACCGAAGGAGAAATGACTGAAGGCGAGACGGAGACCCGCCTCTCCTGGCACGCCGGCGGCACCGGTGGCACCTACTTCCCGCTCTCGAACGAGTTCAAGACGGTCGTAGAGGACAACACGGACTTCACGCTGAACGTCCAGTCGACCGGTGCGAGCGTCGAAAACGTCGGCAACCTCGCCAGCGGCGACGCCGACTTCGCGCTCATCCAGAACGACATCGCCTCGTTCGCGAAGAACGGCGAGGGGATCGATGCGTTCCAGGACAACGCCATCGAGAACCTCCGCGGCGTTGCGACCCTGTACCCTGAAACGATCACGGTCGTCACCCTCGCGGACACGGGCATCACGCAGCTCTCTGACCTCGAAGGGGCGACGATCAACACCGGCGACCTCGGGAGCGGGACCCAAGTCAACGCGCTCCAGATTCTGGAGTCAGTCGGCGTCTCCGATTACAACGAGCAGAACGCCTCGTTCTCCCAGGCTGCCGACCAGCTCCGGAACGGCGACATCGACGCCGCGTTCGTCGTCGGTGGCTGGCCCGTCGGCGCTATCGAGGACCTCGCGAACACCAACGACCTCGTCATCGTCCCGATCTCCGGTGACAACCGCGAAGCGGCCAAGGAAGACGCCTCCTGGTTCGCTAACGACACTATCCCTGCCGACACCTACACCGGCGTTGACGAGGCCGTCGAAACAATCGCTGTGCAGGCGATGATTGCGACGAACGCCGAACAGCCCGAGGGGACGGTCGAATCGGTTACTGCCGCTATCTTCGACAACGTCGACGACCTCTCTATCAAGACGGACTTCATCAGCAAGGACTCCGCACAGGACGGGATGTCCATCGAACTCCATCCCGGCGCAGCGGCATACTTCGACGCGTAA
- the upp gene encoding uracil phosphoribosyltransferase, whose amino-acid sequence MPIEQRGDASVVTHALARDELTRIRNVETEQVAFRKGLVRLGRICGYEIIDGRMETEYTEIQTPLTTTMGERVKGLEDVVIVNVLRAATPFVEGLLKAFPRARQGVISASRDEEAGMNDDGEFPISVEYVKLPEITEDDTVIIADPMLATGSTMATVLDYITSEKTEPENLLVLAAVSAPEGIVRVSEAQSDADIISVAIDDELDEDGFIVPGLGDAGDRAFRTT is encoded by the coding sequence ATGCCAATCGAACAGCGCGGCGACGCCTCTGTCGTCACGCACGCGCTGGCGCGAGATGAACTGACTCGGATACGAAACGTCGAGACCGAACAGGTCGCTTTCCGGAAGGGACTGGTCCGTCTCGGCCGTATCTGTGGCTACGAGATTATCGATGGCCGGATGGAGACCGAGTACACGGAAATCCAGACGCCACTGACCACGACGATGGGCGAGCGCGTCAAAGGACTCGAAGACGTGGTCATCGTCAACGTCCTTCGCGCTGCGACGCCGTTTGTCGAGGGACTGCTCAAAGCGTTCCCCCGCGCCAGACAGGGCGTTATCTCCGCCAGTCGCGACGAGGAAGCTGGGATGAACGACGACGGCGAGTTCCCAATCTCGGTCGAGTACGTCAAACTGCCCGAAATCACCGAAGACGACACCGTCATCATCGCAGACCCGATGCTCGCCACCGGGTCGACGATGGCCACGGTACTCGATTACATCACCTCGGAGAAGACAGAGCCGGAGAACCTGCTCGTCTTGGCCGCAGTCTCCGCGCCGGAGGGCATCGTCCGCGTCTCGGAGGCCCAGTCGGACGCAGACATCATCAGCGTCGCTATCGACGACGAACTGGACGAGGACGGGTTCATCGTTCCGGGACTCGGCGACGCCGGTGACCGGGCCTTCCGGACGACGTAA
- a CDS encoding DUF5828 family protein — MADIEESVSGFKTKGGWVDIVEHGERITQALKDIASGEAVDEDALSEFDEWRPKSHERLDEDVNEKTADQASVDEGKGEQAGKGPDEDLQTAGEKLSESYENLDEPDEAMERWSESVDYVARAADSASRKALRKVEDTVYRNVMTQIAPYYFDNDLISANLRRVGDEERPEYVFEVNVNDDDLKMRVSNKLADFEQAVDRWHVDTEKVTEAVEAAEGVDAVETGDETDAKTN, encoded by the coding sequence ATGGCAGACATCGAAGAGAGCGTTTCAGGATTCAAGACGAAAGGCGGCTGGGTCGACATCGTCGAGCACGGCGAGCGCATCACACAAGCGCTGAAAGACATCGCTTCGGGCGAAGCCGTCGACGAGGACGCCCTCAGTGAGTTCGACGAGTGGCGACCCAAGAGCCACGAGCGACTGGACGAGGACGTCAACGAGAAAACCGCTGACCAGGCGAGCGTCGACGAGGGCAAGGGGGAACAGGCCGGCAAGGGGCCGGACGAGGACCTCCAGACCGCCGGCGAGAAGCTCAGCGAGTCCTACGAGAACCTCGACGAGCCGGACGAGGCGATGGAGCGCTGGAGCGAGTCCGTCGACTACGTGGCCCGCGCGGCTGACTCCGCCAGCCGGAAAGCCCTGCGAAAGGTCGAGGACACCGTCTACCGAAACGTGATGACCCAGATCGCGCCCTATTACTTCGACAACGACCTCATCAGCGCGAACCTCCGTCGCGTCGGCGACGAGGAACGCCCCGAGTACGTCTTCGAGGTCAACGTCAACGACGACGACCTGAAGATGCGCGTCTCGAACAAGCTCGCGGACTTCGAGCAGGCCGTCGACCGCTGGCACGTCGACACCGAGAAAGTCACCGAGGCTGTCGAGGCCGCTGAGGGGGTTGATGCGGTCGAGACGGGGGACGAGACGGACGCAAAAACGAACTAA